The DNA segment ATGAAAAGAATGAGATTTAGAAAACGCTTTTCACAATGTTTACTGACCCTTTGAATTTATGAAGGCCTCAAATAAAATGCGAGGCCCGGAATGTTGTTTGCAGCTTGTATGGAAAGCAGATTTCAGTTATTCGAGTCGAAGTGCATGAAAGGGAGACGGTGTCTCATAAGCGAGTGAGACATGGTTTTAGtccatccccaatgttatttaattagTGCACTcaacaagcagtacaggaaaccaaaTAGAAATTTGGTATGGGTGTTTAAGTTCCAGGAACGGGAAAAAAATCTTTTGGGTTTGGCTGTGCCATACTAAAGAAGGAAGTCAAGGGTTTTGGTAGAGCAGCTGAATGGTGTGGATAGCATACCGACAAGAGacaataagacgaacatcaacgaaagtaaacgaggataatggaatatagtcgtatTAAAACAGGCGATGAGAGTATTAAATTGAGAAGTGAACCACTAaaggtagtagatgaattttgctacagCTGCAGCTTATAATTGCTGAAACAGAGCCGAGATAATATGCAGACTAGCTATAAGAAGTAGAGAATTTATGAGAAAGAAAGTTGTTGACATgagttatagatttaagtgttaggcagtCTTCTCCGAAAGAATTTGTATGGACTGTAACCTCTTACGAAACTGAAATGTGAACTGTAATAGGTTAAgacaaaaatggaacagaaatttttaaaatggGTTGCTACAGAGGAACACTGAAGATTTGATGGTCAGGAGGAGTAAGTAATGAGAAAGTGGGGAAAATTGAAATTACGGTGCAAGTTTATTAAATGGAGAGATCAGTAGATAGGACAAATAATGAGATATCAAGGAATCGTCCCGTTCATAATGTAGGGAAGgatattggtgggggggggggggggggagaggggagggggggggtaagaATTGTAGATCGAGTTCAAGCAATAAATTTCAGTAAGCTGGTACAAGtgaatgtatgttgcagtagttagtcgAGGATGAGGAGACTTGCACATGATAAACTAGCatagagggctgcatcaaaccagtcttcagactgaagactgcagCAACATCAAAATTAGTTTCGGAATTACAATCGTATTGTGTGGTCATATATCTAAATAAAAGTGACTGATTTAAAACTTGAGTTATAAGTCCTGCAGTAGTAAGGTAGATGGACATACCTGTGATGCAGACGCTGAAATGGCGATGTCGCTTAGTGGAGAGCGTACTTGGcgatggcgggggcggcgtaggaCAGAGCGGGGGCGGCGTAGCTCACAGCGGGGGCGGCGTACCTGTAACATGAAGGGCGATGTTACCACTCTCTCGCAACCTGTGAAACCCGGTACAGGATGAAGCTGTAAAACCACCTGCGCCGCGGTGCATGCACTGCCTCTCACCATGGGAAGACTCCCCCCACTCTAGGACTTGCATATTGGAGGCTTTTAAGGTTTTTTAATGCTAGATTTAATGACGTTACCGAATTCTGAGACACGTCCACTGAAAAGTAACTGCTCTTTCTTTCTGATGCGAGCTCTAGTGTTTCGTATGTATAACATGCAGTGGAACCAGAAGCGTGTATAACAGCCGACCAGATTAAAACAAGATTGTTAGGTTCACCCGAATCACAGTTTTGTGGATCGATGGCGATGTATGTAATTGGCGGACTAATCAGCGTAATCAGCGAAGTTACAACAGTGAAACCTGTTGTGACACATCACGTACTTGGATATCCCTACCACATAAATTCTATAATTATGTAGTCGAAGTGAGATACACGTATAAAGAAGGTAATACGGTAAATAGTGAGGCTGGTATGTCTTCAATGCACAAGGAATAAATTTTAGGATATTTATTTGAAGCATCTTTTGCTTCCAATAAAAGTAGGGGACTGTGCGAGTTTgcggggaggggaaggaggaggagggaagCACCCTGCTGTGATTTAACACTTACGCAAAACATTCTAGATTAGAATATAAATCAGCATCAATGAAAATCATGACAATAAACAAAATCAGGATTGGAAAAGCGTTAGCTTGGCCTAGTAGCTTAAGGACATCAACTTTGAGGCCAAAATTTTTTATGAGTCGAACCACGTtgaatgaaaaaaagaaatgtgtcTTCTCCAGCTCTAACAAGGCAAAAAACATGACCGGAGTAGGTAACACTCATTGTATTCCTAATAGTTCCATAAGGCTGACCGATTTGTTTTTCTACCACCCCACCCACCACGCGGAGACACAGAGACATAGATGTCACACTGGGCTGAAATTTTATGTTTGGCAAAGCGTGTCAGAACAGTGAGATGAAGCTGAAGTTACTTGCAAGCGAGAGAGGACAAAGAATAATGCTGAAACACAGAGACGCCGCACGTGAGCTGCCAGAACTAACATACGAATTGCTAAATACCGATAGTGACACGGAAGCGTGTCTCTTCGGCACTTCACAACTTGTGGTATTAATTCCGTACAAAAATCTGAACGTTGCACAAGAACCACCGTTGTCACAGTCAGGAAAGGCAGTAGCTGTAAGAAGTAACGAAATCACAGTTACGTAGCACATAATTTGTCTCAGACTACAAGTAAATGAGCTACAATTTTGTTATAACATGATTGATTTCTAAGCCTCTAGACCCGTTTCCGAATTGACCTCATCATATACGTCAAACTGTGGTGATATATTTTTCTTAGAACTTGCCATAAATTTCTGTAGTATATAATCTTCAGATAACAGTATTGTATGTATTTGGCCACATGTGCTAGCACTTTCATGCTGTCGCAGACAATGAACGCGTATTGCAATGTGTCTAATATCAGGGCGGCTCATGAAGTGATTATTCGATTACGTTTGGGTATTCACTTCAGTGCCTCTCGTGCAGTAGGCTCACCTTTAACCCACTTAGCTCTACCATTTTCTGTACGAAGTATTCCCTGAAAATATCGAAGCGATCCTGTGATCTGAAATATTTTCCCCTGATTATGAGTCACATTTGAACATGTTGCCATGTTGAATAGATGTGACTTGGAAAACTTTATAATCGTGTCATGTCATTTCGAGTACAATAGAGGGCCCACATTAACAATGATAACTCCCATGtagatttcacagggctggcacTAAGCGAAGGAGCTGGCTATGACTTCCACAGCAAAAGTCGCTTGAAATTTAATTTCCTGAGAAAAAGTATACACAGCATATAAATGAATGAAACTGTAATTACCTCTCAGTATTTACTGGTGTTGTGTACTACGGAAGGCCATCAACATTCGTTGGGTTCATTTGGGTACCTAATGCCTTTCCACTCAGATAGCAATAGCACTTACAGAAACCAACAAGTGTTAAGTTTGACGATAACGTAACGTATACAGTGATTTATGACTGACCATACTATGGTAGGCACAGCAGTTCTTATCCTTGAAATGTCTATGTATCTGACTCGACTTACCTGGCGTAGCTGAGAGCAGGGGCGGCGTAAGAGTAGGCAGGAGCGGCGTAGGAGTAGGCAGGGGCGGCAGCCACCCTagcgacggcgggggcggcgtagcGCAGAGCGGGGGCGGCATAACGGACCGCGGGGGCAGCAGCAATGGCGGGGGCAGCGTAGCTGATGGCCGGGGCCGCGGcgatggcgggggcggcgtagCTCACGGCGGGGGCGGCAGCGATCGCGGGGGCGGCGTAGCTGATGGCTGGGGCCGCGGcgatggcgggggcggcgtagCTAACTGCGGGGGCGGCGTAGCTGACGGCAGGGGCGGCGGCGTAGCTGACAGCGGGGGCGGCCGCGTAGCTGACGGCGGGAGCGGCGTAGCTCACCTGTTGCAACAGAAAGTACGTTTTGACGTACACTTAGGAGCATACTTCACACATATATTTAAACAACTACTGAATGATCAGACATCAACGTTAAGATGACAGAGATTACTTTGTaccatatttcttcttcttcttttcctgcaGCTTCACTTTGACGTGTGAAGTATCGATAGTCGTGAAGAAACCGCTGTGCCCAATACTAAATTACAATCATCACTGTTTCGTGCTTTACCTGGCTTGTTTGCCTGATGCATGTGCTGGGTGTAGAATGTTAGTCAGCTGCAGATGAAAACTGCAGTTGGTGTACCGTTCAAGAGCTGTATGTGCGTCGAGAAGTGTTTATTGGCTGAATATAAGTTTAGTTACTCTCTCAGATAACAAGTTCGAAATTTTGTCTTATATGAAGTTTCAGTATGAAAGAACTTTTCGAAAGTCGTGATGTTACACAAAAGCACAATTTTACGGATGAATTaagacttttttccttttttgttcgtCCCACGATGAGTCCATTGAGCTGTCTCTAATTTACGTGGTTCCATCCTGAAGTTAATTTTACAGCCTTGCGGTCGTTGTGTATACCGGTGGCCCAACAGCATCTTAGCTGACCTTTAACCCACTCAGCTGTACCATTTTCTGTACGAATTATTCACTGAAAATATCGAAGCGTTCCTGTGATCTGAAATATTTTCCCCTGATTATGAGTCGCATTTGAACATGTTGCCATGTTGAATGGTGAAAGCAAGTTAACGAAGAATTGTAACTTGCAGCTGTCTCTGAAGAAGGTGTTTACCAATTCTAACAAGCTGCCATGATCGAATAACGTCCAGCATGCCTTTAAATTATTGAGCCTTTATTTTGTTAAGATGGAGACCATACCACCAGAGAGAAGCCTGTTGATGAAGGTTCTGTGTAACGGTCTCCATCATAATACTAATCT comes from the Schistocerca piceifrons isolate TAMUIC-IGC-003096 chromosome 9, iqSchPice1.1, whole genome shotgun sequence genome and includes:
- the LOC124717357 gene encoding cuticle protein 16.5-like translates to MKAVVAILLAAAVCAQAVENKEATPEKKQEKRGLLGLGYGAAVAAPAAVSYAAPAVSYAAAPAVSYAAAPAVSYAAPAVSYAAPAIAAAPAISYAAPAIAAAPAVSYAAPAIAAAPAISYAAPAIAAAPAVRYAAPALRYAAPAVARVAAAPAYSYAAPAYSYAAPALSYARYAAPAVSYAAPALSYAAPAIAKYALH